GCGCAGGCGTGTGCCAATTACGCTTTTCCAGTCTTGGCATACTTGCGCATGAACCGTTCCACCCGTCCGGCGGTATCCAACAGTTTGTGCTTGCCGGTATAGAAGGGATGACAGTTGGAACATACCCCCAACGTGGTATTCTTGCCCGTGGAACGGGTTTGAAAGATATGACCACACCCGGAACAGGTGAAGGAAATTTCGTTGTACTCGGGATGAATTTCTTTTTTCATGACGAACTCTTCAAGATCGGATTGCGGTTGATGCCAAGTGCCTGAAACGAGTCAGGACGGTAGATGTTCAATTGTTCATGCTGGCAAAGAAGTCGCTGTTGTTCTTCGTGGCCTTGACCTTGTCCAGGAGGAATCCCATGGAATCCTGCGGTCCCATGGGCAGCAAAACCCGCCGCAGGACCCAAAGTTTGCCCAATTCCTCGCGGCTGGTCAGAAGTTCTTCCTTGCGGGTCCCCGACTTGGCGATGTCGATGGCGGGAAAAATACGTTTTTCGACCAGCTTGCGGTCCAGATGGACCTCCATGTTGCCCGTCCCCTTGAATTCCTCGAAGATGACCTCGTCCATGCGTGACCCGGTATCGACCAGGGCGGTGGCGATGATGGTCAACGATCCCCCCTCCTCGACATTCCGCGCCGCTCCGAAAAACCGTTTGGGACGTTGCAGCGCGTTGGCGTCGATACCACCGGAGAGGACCTTGCCCGAGGAAGGGGCAACGGTATTGTAGGCCCTGGCAAGTCGGGTGATCGAATCGAGAAGGATCACCACGTCGCGTTTATGTTCCACCAGCCGCTTGGCCTTCTCGATGACCATCTCCGCCACCTGGACATGGCGCGTCGCCGGTTCGTCGAAGGTCGAGGAGACCACCTCCCCCTTGACCGAACGTTTCATGTCGGTCACCTCTTCGGGCCGTTCATCGATCAGAAGGACCTGAAGATAGACATCGGGATGGTTGACGGCGATGGAATGGGCAATGCTCTGCATCAACATTGTCTTGCCGGTCCTGGGCTGGGCCACGATCAATCCCCGCTGCCCCTTGCCGATGGGACAGATCAGGTCGATGATCCGCGTCCCCATGTCCTCCTCGGGGCACCCCTCGACCTCCATCACCAGGCGTTCGTCGGGATAAAGAGGCGTCAGGTTGTCGAACAGGATCTTGCCGCGGCTCTTGAGCGGATCTTCATAGTTTATTTTTTCCACGCGCAACAAGGCAAAATACCGTTCGCTCTCCTTGGGAGCGCGAATCTGTCCTTCCACCACATCCCCGGTGCGCAGCCCGAAGCGGCGAATCTGCGAGGGCGAGACATAGATGTCGTCGGGTCCCGGCAGATAGTTGGTATCGGGGGCCCGCAGAAAACCAAAACCATCCTGCAAAACCTCAAGTACCCCTTCGCCATAAATCTGGCCATTGATGACACTTTCGGCCTTGAGTATGGAATAGATTAATTCCTGGCGACGCATCCCGTTGAAACCCTCGACCTTTTTTTCGTCGGCCAGGGCGGTCAATTCGGATACGCTCATGGCCTTGAGCACTTTAAGGTTGAGCGTCGCGGTTTTTTCAGAAGTATTGGTGGTCATGATTTCGTGAACCGGGTATCAAGGTTGGATGGGTTGTTTCGGTGGGTGGTTCGAGGCCGGTCGAATTTTGACATTTCTTTCCCGAATCCGTCCGTCATGACACGCCAAGCCGACGTATCCCGCCGTTCCGGGAAAAGGAACGGAGAACGAAAACGATCCTGGGCCCGCTGACGCACGGGCACGAACGAACGAAGATGCTTCAGAGGATACCCGTCAATCACGGGAGCCTGTCCGGGAGACGATCGGATCGGGCCGGGAAACGATTCGGATGATCCCGTTCCGGCGATTGCGATTATTATGACTCCGATTTTTCCGGGAACGCCGCGACCGAGATTCCGCCGGACACGTCCCGATGCGATTGTGGAGAAGTTGCGAAAAAAGATCCGGGAGAAGACCATCATGTCTCCCATCGACGGGGGTTTCCAGCCTCCCATCCGGAGTAGGAAGCTACCCAGGGTGAAGGATAAAGTCAATCCTATTTTCAAAGTAGGGCATGTTTTTTTGTCCAGGTTGATTCAACCGGTGGGCGGATGGGGGTCGGGCCAAAGAAAACGACGATGAGGTCTGGCCTGTTCTTGAAAGTGTAACCACAGTCGATGTACCTGGGCCGAGGTCGCTTCCATGGAACCGCTGTTGTCGATGACATGATGGGCGCGCCGGTTTTTTTCCTCTTCGGGCAACTGCCGGAGCATCACCTGGCGTTTGACCGCGTCGGACATGTTGTCCCGGCAGGCCAGGCGACTCCATTGGTGGCAACCGCAGGCGACATTGACGGTCCGGTCGCACAGCCGGTCCCACCCCGTCTCGAAAAGAAGCGGTACTTCCAGAATGGCGACGCGGGTCTTGGCAACCGGTCCTCCGGTCTCCCGTTCGAACTCCTGGAGGAGGGTGTCGCGAACCTCCCGGAGGATCCATTCGTGCAGCATCGATTCCAGGACGACACGATCCTCGGGGTGGGTGAAGATCCAGTCGGCCATTTTTTTTCGGTCCAGTCCCGGCAGTGTTTCGCTCCCGGTCACTTCGAGAAAGGAGGGGCCAAACCGTTCGATGACGGCCCGCAATCCTTCACTCCCCGGGGCCACCACCCTTCGGGCCACCCGATCGGTGTCGATCAGCCAGGCTCCCAAAGCGGCAAAGCGTTCCCCGACATGACTCTTGCCGCATCCCATCGAACCGGTCAGCCCCACCAGAAACAAAGGAAGTTTCCGTTGTCCATCCATGGCGTCATCCTTTTCCCAGATACCATGCGTAGACCCCATCGCCGACAAAGAGATACATCCAGGCGGCGGCGGCCAGCCAGGGGCCGAACGGGATGGGTTGGGAGCGGTCGCGGTTCGCCACGATCATCCAGGCGATGCCGACGACACTGCCGGCCAGGGCGGAAAAGAACAGGGTGAAAGGAAG
Above is a window of Magnetococcales bacterium DNA encoding:
- the rho gene encoding transcription termination factor Rho gives rise to the protein MTTNTSEKTATLNLKVLKAMSVSELTALADEKKVEGFNGMRRQELIYSILKAESVINGQIYGEGVLEVLQDGFGFLRAPDTNYLPGPDDIYVSPSQIRRFGLRTGDVVEGQIRAPKESERYFALLRVEKINYEDPLKSRGKILFDNLTPLYPDERLVMEVEGCPEEDMGTRIIDLICPIGKGQRGLIVAQPRTGKTMLMQSIAHSIAVNHPDVYLQVLLIDERPEEVTDMKRSVKGEVVSSTFDEPATRHVQVAEMVIEKAKRLVEHKRDVVILLDSITRLARAYNTVAPSSGKVLSGGIDANALQRPKRFFGAARNVEEGGSLTIIATALVDTGSRMDEVIFEEFKGTGNMEVHLDRKLVEKRIFPAIDIAKSGTRKEELLTSREELGKLWVLRRVLLPMGPQDSMGFLLDKVKATKNNSDFFASMNN
- the rpmE gene encoding 50S ribosomal protein L31, with amino-acid sequence MKKEIHPEYNEISFTCSGCGHIFQTRSTGKNTTLGVCSNCHPFYTGKHKLLDTAGRVERFMRKYAKTGKA
- a CDS encoding dephospho-CoA kinase codes for the protein MDGQRKLPLFLVGLTGSMGCGKSHVGERFAALGAWLIDTDRVARRVVAPGSEGLRAVIERFGPSFLEVTGSETLPGLDRKKMADWIFTHPEDRVVLESMLHEWILREVRDTLLQEFERETGGPVAKTRVAILEVPLLFETGWDRLCDRTVNVACGCHQWSRLACRDNMSDAVKRQVMLRQLPEEEKNRRAHHVIDNSGSMEATSAQVHRLWLHFQEQARPHRRFLWPDPHPPTG